The Macaca nemestrina isolate mMacNem1 chromosome 1, mMacNem.hap1, whole genome shotgun sequence genome contains the following window.
AGGCCCCAGGCCTGGCAGCTGCAGAGCTGCCAGGGCCGGCCCAGTGGCGTGTGCTCCGACAGTGCCATTGTGCACCACGAGATCGTGGGCAAGGACCAGCTCTTCCAGGGTGCCTTCCTGGGCAGCGAGACCCGCAACATGGAGTTCAAGCGGGGCAGCGGTGAGTACCTGAGCCTGGCCTTCAAGCACCACGTGCGGCGCTATGTGTGCGCCTTCCTCAACAGCGAGGGCGGCAGCCTGCTCGTGGGAGTGGAGGACAGCGGCCTGGTGCGGGGCATCCGCTGCAGCCACCGTGACGAGGACCGCGCACGCCTGCTGGTGGACTCCATCCTGCAGGGCTTCAAGCCTCAGGTCTTTCCCGATGCCTACACTCTGACCTTCGTCCCTGTGATCAGCACCTCGGAGACCAGCGTCCCCCTCAAGGTGAGCCTGCAGGACAGGAGGGCCTCCAGGCCTGTCATCTGTCATCACTCAATAAGACGATGGCCTGCACTCCTGCCAGGCAGTGCTGGGGCAGGGACGGGACTGGGGGCCACAGGAGAAGAGGCTGGTAATGGCCCTTGTGCCAGCCCTGCCGGCCTGCCCTAAGGAAGCAGTGAGCAATGCTGAGCGGCCTGGCAGGATGGCGGCTGCCGACTGTGAAGGGTGGCGCCTCCAGAGCTGCTGTTGCCCCTTCCAAGGTGATCCGCCTGACCGTGCACACCCCCAAGGCCCAGAGCCAGCCGCAACTCTACCAGACAGACCAGGGGGAGGTGTTTCTGCGGCGCGACGGGAGCATCCAGGGCCCGTTGTCCGCCAGCGCCATCCAGGAGTGGTGCAGGCAGGTATGGAAGCTGAGGCcagtgggtggggtggggcgaAGCTGACCCCAGGCCCCTTCAGTCACACAGAGCAGCCCAGGGCAAGCCACCATGGTTCCCTGGGCCCTGCATCACCCCGTTTAACCCAAGGGGTTGGATTAAAATCACACCACATTCCGTATTCCACTCGGTAGGCAGCTGGTGGGAAGAGGCCCAGgccctctctttttaaaaatctatgcagtggctgggctcagtggctcacgcctgtaatcccagcactttgggaggacgaggtgaacagatcacaaggtcaggagttcgagaccagcctggccaatatgatgaaacctcat
Protein-coding sequences here:
- the LOC105494825 gene encoding schlafen-like protein 1 isoform X3, with translation MPVAREHIEVVRRPRKAYALVQVTVRRDTLASLPWRLQTALEEHLILKELAARGKELLLSEAQGPFSHREEEEEEDSGLSPGPNPGSGVPLPAWPTHTLPDRPQAWQLQSCQGRPSGVCSDSAIVHHEIVGKDQLFQGAFLGSETRNMEFKRGSGEYLSLAFKHHVRRYVCAFLNSEGGSLLVGVEDSGLVRGIRCSHRDEDRARLLVDSILQGFKPQVFPDAYTLTFVPVISTSETSVPLKVIRLTVHTPKAQSQPQLYQTDQGEVFLRRDGSIQGPLSASAIQEWCRQRWLVELGKLEERVKVLTMEKEQLQQQLQQHGPMSCTCCVL